A window of the Tessaracoccus sp. MC1865 genome harbors these coding sequences:
- a CDS encoding multidrug efflux SMR transporter yields the protein MDWVILLASGVMEAVWATALGRSNGLRRPLPTMVFVVASVLSLIGLGVALDTLPTGTAYAVWTATGASLTVIWAMATGAEPANVKKVLLLVGIVTCVVGLKVVA from the coding sequence ATGGATTGGGTCATCCTGCTCGCCTCCGGTGTGATGGAGGCCGTCTGGGCCACCGCGCTCGGCCGCTCGAACGGGCTCCGGCGCCCCCTGCCCACCATGGTCTTCGTGGTGGCGTCCGTCCTCAGTCTCATTGGCCTCGGGGTGGCGCTCGACACGCTGCCGACGGGCACGGCCTATGCCGTCTGGACCGCCACCGGCGCTTCGCTCACCGTGATCTGGGCGATGGCCACGGGCGCGGAGCCGGCCAACGTCAAGAAGGTCCTCCTGCTGGTGGGCATCGTGACGTGCGTCGTGGGCCTGAAGGTGGTGGCGTGA
- a CDS encoding multidrug efflux SMR transporter: MRLPQSWAWPVLLVSAVLEAVWANALSASEGFARLGPTVVFLVAVALSTVGLGLAMKHIPTGTAYAVWTSLGAVLTVTYATLTGQEEMSWLKALFLAGIVACVVGLKRMDRDSPH; encoded by the coding sequence ATGCGGCTGCCGCAGTCCTGGGCCTGGCCCGTCCTCCTGGTCAGCGCCGTCCTCGAGGCGGTGTGGGCCAACGCGCTGTCGGCCAGCGAGGGTTTCGCGAGGCTCGGGCCCACCGTCGTGTTCCTCGTGGCGGTGGCACTGTCCACCGTCGGCCTCGGGTTGGCGATGAAACACATCCCTACGGGGACGGCCTATGCGGTGTGGACCAGCCTCGGGGCGGTGCTCACCGTGACCTACGCCACCCTGACCGGCCAGGAGGAGATGTCCTGGCTGAAGGCGCTGTTCCTGGCCGGCATCGTCGCGTGCGTGGTGGGCCTGAAGCGGATGGATCGGGACAGCCCTCACTGA
- a CDS encoding ABC transporter substrate-binding protein — translation MKRRTFLTVAAGSTVVSCAPGSHQEPTASSQPVAVADPDIASLGDVTLTVWDQEVRGGQNATMEALNQGFQDAFPNVTIRRLSQSFDDLRKQVTLALSGNDVPDVMQVNNARADMGAFVRAGQILDLSGFAAAYGWDDRFAGSVLGKMRYSPDAVSFGEGNLYGVPQTGEIVGLYYRQATLDRLGGEAPGTWEGYFALLDAARGDGLQPMVLGNLDKWPALHVFGPLQAAYVPTDDIIKLGMGNSGASWTSAANLEALTKFAAWGAEDYLGDSPNGTDYDSAWLHFAEGKAAFLPAGSWLATDLQDAVGEGLRFMAPPMGLDGALATTGGTGIPWSIPSRAAHPEVAAAYLDFITNEGAMETVAANGGLPVLRAGELAPETGVLHDVFVEFAAVSQRGTLLPYLDYATPSFGDTAGAAFQELIGGQKDPEAVAEVLQADYAAFVS, via the coding sequence ATGAAGCGACGCACGTTCCTCACTGTTGCCGCAGGCAGCACCGTGGTCTCGTGCGCGCCCGGCTCCCATCAGGAACCGACTGCCAGCTCCCAGCCTGTTGCCGTCGCGGACCCTGACATCGCGTCGCTCGGCGACGTCACGTTGACCGTGTGGGACCAGGAGGTCCGCGGGGGTCAGAACGCCACGATGGAGGCCTTGAACCAGGGCTTCCAGGACGCGTTCCCCAACGTGACGATCCGGCGACTGTCGCAGTCCTTCGACGACCTCCGCAAGCAGGTCACACTCGCGCTCTCCGGCAACGATGTGCCCGACGTGATGCAGGTCAACAACGCCCGGGCCGACATGGGGGCCTTCGTCCGTGCGGGTCAGATCCTCGACCTCTCCGGGTTCGCGGCCGCCTACGGCTGGGACGACCGGTTCGCCGGCTCGGTGCTGGGCAAGATGCGCTACTCACCGGATGCGGTCAGTTTCGGGGAGGGGAACCTCTACGGAGTGCCGCAGACGGGGGAGATCGTCGGGTTGTACTACCGGCAGGCGACCCTGGACAGGCTCGGCGGCGAGGCCCCCGGAACGTGGGAGGGCTACTTCGCCCTGCTCGACGCGGCGCGCGGCGACGGGCTGCAGCCGATGGTGCTCGGCAACCTGGACAAGTGGCCCGCCCTCCATGTGTTCGGGCCGCTCCAGGCTGCCTACGTGCCCACGGACGACATCATCAAGCTCGGCATGGGCAACTCGGGGGCCAGTTGGACCAGCGCCGCGAACCTCGAGGCGCTCACGAAGTTCGCCGCCTGGGGTGCGGAGGACTACCTGGGTGACTCTCCCAACGGCACGGACTACGACTCGGCCTGGCTCCACTTCGCCGAGGGCAAGGCTGCCTTCCTGCCGGCCGGGAGTTGGCTCGCCACCGACCTGCAGGATGCCGTGGGCGAGGGACTGCGCTTCATGGCTCCGCCCATGGGCCTCGACGGTGCGCTGGCCACCACCGGGGGTACCGGCATCCCGTGGTCCATCCCGTCGAGGGCGGCCCATCCGGAGGTCGCGGCCGCCTATCTGGACTTCATCACCAACGAAGGGGCCATGGAGACGGTCGCGGCCAACGGCGGGCTCCCCGTGCTGCGGGCAGGCGAGCTGGCGCCGGAGACCGGGGTGCTGCACGACGTCTTCGTGGAATTTGCGGCCGTGTCGCAGCGGGGCACGCTGTTGCCCTATCTGGACTACGCGACGCCCAGCTTCGGCGACACCGCGGGCGCGGCGTTCCAGGAACTGATCGGCGGCCAGAAGGACCCCGAAGCGGTGGCCGAGGTGCTCCAGGCCGACTACGCGGCCTTCGTCAGCTGA
- a CDS encoding penicillin-binding transpeptidase domain-containing protein has translation MRRLLAAALTAVLLASGCAPGADGDSPQPQESPTAASPAGDVPAADSVLAEVAAALTARDVSKLTMSASNAAAQAELETIFAGMDGIYPTFEPGELTYQGEGAVGTLTVTYPLGVDGWTYATPAAFTLRDDQWVLEWSPTLAHPELTGSTRLRFTQEEAKRGPINDNTGLALVEERALYEVGIDKAALAEAEWATSAAQLATLLGADAEAFTAKVLGGGPRAFVIAKTLPQSEIPAGVADVPGRHVREIRAVLGPSSTFAAPILGAIGEPTAEMIEKSGGKLTVNDRVGISGLQLRYDEQLRGVPLIRVDLVSRAAEEGASPSPTPMEPRPLFLQDESVSEGIDLSMDRDLQTKAEAVLAAQPGLASLVVINLADGGLLAAAQSPSGGTYPHATFGKFAPGSTFKVVSSLAMLRHGLSPSSTVQCPPTLAIDTYTFGNYTGYSHTGAITLTDAFKYSCNTAFVAGADTVTSDQLAAAAGSLGVGTDYDAGFTSNFGTVAPSNRIDRAASMIGQGQITMSPLGMAAVAASVGAGRTVVPWLVKGHQASPTAAPLAAAEAQSLQAMMKATVDTGTAQSLKGKMIGAKTGTAQWGPTGNQQTHAWMIAYNDKVAVSAFVEVGDSGGTTAAPLITALFS, from the coding sequence ATGCGTCGACTACTGGCCGCGGCACTGACCGCCGTCCTACTCGCCTCGGGCTGCGCCCCGGGCGCCGACGGTGACTCGCCCCAGCCGCAGGAGTCGCCGACGGCCGCAAGCCCAGCCGGTGACGTGCCGGCCGCAGATTCCGTCCTGGCGGAAGTGGCCGCGGCCCTGACTGCCAGGGATGTCTCCAAGCTCACGATGTCGGCCAGCAACGCCGCGGCGCAGGCCGAACTCGAAACGATCTTCGCCGGCATGGATGGCATCTACCCCACGTTCGAACCGGGCGAGCTGACCTACCAGGGTGAGGGCGCCGTCGGCACCTTGACGGTGACGTACCCGCTCGGCGTGGACGGCTGGACCTACGCCACGCCCGCCGCGTTCACGCTCCGCGACGACCAGTGGGTGCTTGAGTGGTCGCCGACGTTGGCGCACCCTGAGCTGACGGGGTCGACGCGGTTGCGCTTCACGCAGGAGGAGGCCAAGCGCGGGCCGATCAACGACAACACCGGCCTTGCGCTGGTGGAGGAGCGCGCGCTCTACGAGGTGGGCATCGACAAGGCCGCGCTGGCCGAAGCCGAATGGGCCACCTCCGCCGCCCAGCTGGCCACCCTCCTGGGCGCCGACGCGGAGGCCTTCACGGCCAAGGTGCTGGGCGGCGGGCCGCGGGCGTTCGTGATCGCCAAGACGCTGCCCCAGTCGGAGATCCCCGCCGGGGTCGCCGATGTGCCGGGCCGGCACGTGCGCGAGATCCGTGCGGTGCTGGGCCCCAGCTCGACGTTCGCGGCGCCCATCCTGGGCGCGATCGGGGAACCCACCGCGGAGATGATCGAGAAGTCCGGCGGCAAGCTCACCGTCAACGACCGCGTGGGCATCTCCGGCCTGCAGCTGCGCTACGACGAGCAGCTCCGCGGAGTGCCCCTGATCCGGGTGGACCTGGTGTCCAGGGCGGCGGAGGAGGGCGCGTCGCCGTCGCCCACCCCCATGGAACCTCGCCCGCTGTTCCTCCAGGACGAATCCGTCAGCGAAGGCATCGACCTCAGCATGGACCGTGACCTGCAGACAAAGGCCGAAGCGGTCCTCGCGGCGCAGCCCGGTCTCGCGTCGCTCGTGGTGATCAACCTGGCCGACGGTGGGTTGCTCGCGGCGGCCCAGTCGCCGTCGGGTGGCACCTATCCGCACGCCACGTTCGGCAAGTTCGCTCCCGGTTCCACGTTCAAGGTCGTCTCGTCGCTGGCGATGCTGCGGCACGGGCTGTCGCCGTCGTCGACGGTGCAGTGCCCGCCCACGCTCGCCATCGACACCTACACCTTCGGTAACTACACCGGCTACAGCCACACCGGCGCCATCACGCTCACGGATGCCTTCAAGTACTCGTGCAACACGGCGTTCGTCGCGGGCGCAGACACCGTCACCTCGGACCAGCTGGCCGCTGCCGCCGGTTCGCTGGGCGTGGGCACCGATTACGACGCCGGGTTCACGTCGAACTTCGGCACAGTGGCGCCGAGCAACCGGATCGACCGGGCCGCGTCGATGATCGGTCAGGGCCAGATCACGATGTCGCCGTTGGGCATGGCGGCGGTGGCCGCTTCCGTGGGCGCCGGCCGCACCGTCGTGCCGTGGCTGGTCAAGGGCCACCAGGCGTCGCCGACGGCCGCTCCGCTGGCGGCCGCCGAGGCGCAGAGCCTCCAGGCCATGATGAAGGCGACGGTGGACACCGGCACCGCGCAGTCCCTGAAGGGCAAGATGATCGGCGCCAAGACGGGCACCGCCCAGTGGGGACCGACGGGCAACCAGCAGACGCACGCGTGGATGATCGCCTACAACGACAAGGTGGCGGTGTCGGCGTTCGTGGAGGTCGGCGACAGCGGCGGCACCACCGCGGCGCCCCTGATCACGGCTCTGTTCAGCTGA
- a CDS encoding TerC family protein: MSTNVPLWVWAITLVAILALLAFDFFFHVRQAHEPTLREATIWSAFYVGVAILFGVILLIFGGTTMGVEYFSGYLLEKALSVDNLFVFLVIISSFAVPRADQQKVLLFGIVFALIARSAFIFAGKAMIDNFTWTFYLFGLILIVTAGKLLAPEKEDSEADNFIIRLAKRFLHTTDHYDGDKLFTMENGRRVLTPMLLVMVAIGGTDILFALDSIPAIYAVTTNVYIVFAATAFSLMGLRQLYFLIDGLLDRLVYLKYGLSIILGFIGVKLVLEALHTNALFFINDGEPVNVFTFDAYTSLPVIIGVLTLTVVASLVSPKGKLMAAVRRVDRLAHGYLSHDYQGEPGERTAKYEEMLAAQNALMRFDREKVEAMMEEVGANWSVEKAERAHAEAGDY; encoded by the coding sequence GTGTCGACAAACGTGCCCCTCTGGGTCTGGGCGATCACTCTGGTCGCCATTCTGGCCCTTCTCGCGTTCGACTTCTTCTTCCACGTGCGGCAGGCGCACGAACCCACCCTGCGTGAGGCCACCATCTGGTCGGCCTTCTACGTGGGGGTGGCGATCCTCTTCGGTGTCATCCTGCTGATCTTCGGTGGCACCACCATGGGCGTGGAGTACTTCTCCGGCTATCTGCTGGAAAAGGCGTTGTCAGTTGACAACCTCTTCGTCTTCCTGGTAATCATCTCCAGCTTCGCCGTGCCTCGCGCGGACCAGCAGAAGGTGCTGCTGTTCGGCATCGTCTTCGCGCTGATCGCCCGCTCGGCCTTCATCTTCGCCGGCAAGGCGATGATCGACAACTTCACCTGGACCTTCTACCTCTTCGGCCTGATCCTCATCGTGACGGCTGGCAAGCTGCTGGCGCCGGAGAAGGAAGACTCGGAGGCGGACAACTTCATCATCCGCCTCGCCAAGCGCTTCCTCCACACCACGGACCACTACGACGGCGACAAGCTCTTCACCATGGAGAACGGCCGCCGGGTCCTCACCCCCATGCTGCTCGTGATGGTGGCCATCGGCGGCACGGACATCCTGTTCGCGCTCGACTCCATCCCCGCCATCTACGCGGTCACCACCAACGTGTACATCGTGTTCGCCGCCACCGCGTTCTCGCTGATGGGTCTGCGTCAGCTGTACTTCCTGATCGACGGGCTCCTGGACCGCCTCGTCTACCTGAAGTACGGCCTGTCGATCATCCTCGGCTTCATCGGCGTCAAGCTGGTGCTCGAGGCGCTGCACACCAACGCGCTGTTCTTCATCAACGACGGTGAGCCTGTCAACGTGTTCACGTTCGACGCGTACACCTCACTGCCCGTCATCATCGGCGTGCTGACGCTCACGGTCGTGGCGTCGCTGGTCTCGCCCAAGGGCAAGCTCATGGCCGCCGTCCGCCGTGTGGACCGCCTGGCCCACGGCTACCTGAGCCACGACTACCAGGGCGAGCCGGGCGAGCGCACCGCCAAGTACGAGGAGATGCTGGCAGCGCAGAACGCCCTCATGCGCTTCGACCGCGAGAAGGTCGAGGCCATGATGGAAGAGGTCGGTGCCAACTGGTCCGTCGAGAAGGCGGAGCGCGCGCACGCCGAGGCCGGCGACTACTGA
- a CDS encoding MFS transporter → MQLISALRRLWRHAAFRRLLTLRILSQAADGTLQVGMASYILFSPQSQASAWAIGGVLALTLLPFTVIGPFVSPLLDRWSRRNVALYSDLTRAVLAATIGVIIATGATTGGWAVVLFGALLVAMSINRFMLAGLSAGLQHTVEQDEYLTASSIVPTVGPIGVVIGAVAGFAARFALGDALGANRADAMVFGLSAVMFVGSVLVCRGFHRDALGPAPVDPAAGGVGSTVVRRRSTTEVVAGLADAARHLRTRPVALLALLLMAATRLLFGLLSVAVILAARHLWHPSDRPELALADLTVWGLATGAGFILSAPVVPVMVRWLGLRRTSIAVLLLGTATSAALAISSAKPVVFVTSFFVGLAVQAFKVCVDTIVQSHVEEQYKGRVFTFYDMFFNAAFVTAGVVAAFVLPTTGLSTAAFVGIGVGYVACAAVLFGAGARLGHATFERGTEDLTRAS, encoded by the coding sequence GTGCAGCTGATCAGCGCCCTCAGGCGACTCTGGCGCCACGCAGCCTTCCGTCGGCTGCTGACCCTGCGGATCCTGAGCCAGGCTGCTGACGGCACACTCCAGGTGGGGATGGCCAGCTACATCCTGTTCTCCCCACAGTCGCAGGCCAGCGCCTGGGCGATCGGGGGGGTGCTGGCGCTCACCCTGCTGCCGTTCACCGTGATCGGCCCGTTCGTGTCACCGCTGCTGGACCGCTGGTCGCGACGCAATGTCGCCCTCTACTCGGACCTCACCCGGGCGGTCCTCGCCGCCACCATCGGCGTGATCATCGCCACGGGGGCCACGACGGGGGGCTGGGCCGTCGTGCTGTTCGGCGCCCTGCTGGTCGCGATGAGCATCAACCGGTTCATGCTGGCCGGGCTGTCGGCCGGGCTGCAGCACACCGTCGAGCAGGACGAGTACCTCACGGCGTCGTCGATCGTGCCGACGGTGGGGCCCATCGGGGTCGTCATCGGCGCGGTCGCCGGCTTCGCCGCCCGGTTCGCGCTCGGCGACGCGCTGGGGGCCAACAGGGCCGATGCCATGGTGTTCGGGTTGTCGGCGGTGATGTTCGTCGGCTCGGTGCTGGTGTGCCGCGGTTTCCACCGCGACGCCCTCGGCCCCGCCCCCGTTGACCCAGCCGCTGGCGGCGTGGGTTCCACCGTCGTCAGGCGGCGTTCGACCACGGAGGTGGTGGCCGGCCTGGCAGATGCCGCCCGCCATCTGCGCACCCGTCCCGTCGCGCTCCTGGCGCTGCTGTTGATGGCCGCCACACGGCTGCTGTTCGGCCTGCTCAGCGTCGCGGTCATCCTCGCCGCCAGGCACCTGTGGCACCCTTCGGACCGCCCGGAACTGGCGCTCGCCGACCTGACGGTCTGGGGCCTGGCCACCGGCGCCGGCTTCATCCTGTCGGCACCCGTGGTGCCCGTCATGGTGCGGTGGCTGGGGCTGCGTCGCACCTCGATCGCGGTGCTCCTGCTCGGCACGGCCACCTCGGCGGCGTTGGCCATCAGCTCCGCGAAGCCCGTGGTCTTCGTGACCAGCTTCTTCGTCGGCCTGGCCGTCCAGGCGTTCAAGGTCTGTGTGGACACCATCGTCCAGTCGCACGTGGAAGAGCAGTACAAGGGCCGCGTCTTCACCTTCTACGACATGTTCTTCAACGCCGCATTCGTGACGGCGGGGGTCGTGGCGGCCTTCGTGCTGCCCACCACGGGGCTCTCGACGGCGGCCTTCGTCGGCATCGGGGTGGGTTACGTGGCCTGTGCAGCGGTGCTGTTCGGGGCTGGGGCGCGTCTTGGGCACGCCACGTTCGAACGCGGGACGGAAGACCTCACCCGCGCGTCCTGA
- a CDS encoding MBL fold metallo-hydrolase: protein MSARVEHLVTASGQGFENNVWLVGDDTEAIIIDPAHDASAVVELVGGRRVTQIVLTHGHWDHIGAVLDLAPLVGSPPIRLHEADRFLWDEEHPGDDFNPLLDGEHLAVAGTELEVRHTPGHTPGAVSLVAEDLGCVFTGDTLFEGGPGATRWGYSGFEQIIGSISERLFTLPDETVVHTGHGPSTTIGAERPQLADWVARGW, encoded by the coding sequence GTGAGCGCCCGCGTCGAACATCTGGTGACCGCCTCCGGCCAGGGCTTCGAGAACAACGTGTGGCTGGTGGGCGACGACACCGAGGCCATCATCATCGACCCGGCCCACGACGCCTCGGCCGTCGTCGAACTCGTGGGCGGGCGGCGCGTCACGCAGATCGTGCTGACGCACGGACATTGGGACCACATCGGTGCGGTGCTGGACTTGGCACCCCTGGTGGGCAGCCCGCCCATCCGGCTCCACGAGGCCGACAGGTTCCTCTGGGACGAGGAGCACCCGGGCGACGACTTCAACCCGCTGCTCGACGGCGAGCACCTCGCCGTCGCGGGGACCGAGCTGGAGGTGCGCCACACCCCGGGCCACACGCCCGGGGCGGTGTCTCTAGTGGCGGAGGATCTCGGCTGCGTCTTCACCGGCGACACCCTCTTCGAGGGCGGCCCGGGCGCCACGCGCTGGGGCTACTCCGGCTTCGAACAGATCATCGGGTCCATCTCCGAGCGGCTCTTCACGCTCCCCGATGAGACGGTGGTCCACACCGGGCACGGACCCTCCACCACCATCGGGGCCGAGCGCCCGCAGCTGGCTGACTGGGTCGCCCGCGGCTGGTGA
- a CDS encoding TetR/AcrR family transcriptional regulator — translation MTVLDTARRRATRARLVEAGISEFGTRGIDATSVEQVCEAAGFTRGAFYSNFSSKDDLCIEIAQTVAEEASARIRDALATMPDEIPADSIVTAILDVAHLSPALHATEVELSLRAARVPEFGERLRATRAGLLPMYLEVAEQAAARAGVRFTVPVADALEILETLHYSPRQIGYNEESKRLITLASQAFVEPIGTGA, via the coding sequence ATGACGGTCTTGGACACAGCCCGACGACGGGCCACGCGCGCCCGCCTCGTCGAGGCCGGCATCAGCGAGTTCGGCACCCGTGGCATTGACGCCACCAGCGTCGAGCAGGTGTGTGAGGCGGCCGGCTTCACACGCGGGGCCTTCTACTCGAACTTCTCCAGCAAGGACGACCTCTGCATCGAGATCGCCCAGACCGTGGCCGAGGAGGCGTCGGCCCGGATCCGGGACGCGCTGGCCACCATGCCCGACGAGATCCCGGCGGATAGCATCGTCACCGCCATCCTCGACGTGGCGCACCTGTCCCCCGCACTGCATGCCACGGAGGTGGAACTGTCGCTGCGGGCCGCGCGGGTGCCCGAGTTCGGCGAGCGGCTGCGCGCCACCCGCGCCGGGCTGCTGCCCATGTACCTGGAGGTCGCCGAGCAGGCCGCCGCCCGCGCCGGCGTGCGCTTCACCGTCCCTGTCGCCGATGCGCTGGAGATCCTCGAGACACTGCACTACTCCCCCCGCCAGATCGGCTACAACGAGGAATCCAAGCGGCTCATCACCCTCGCCTCGCAGGCCTTCGTCGAGCCGATCGGGACCGGGGCGTGA
- a CDS encoding MMPL family transporter, with amino-acid sequence MSAWLYAVGKWCFRRRLTVLAIWLAVLLGLGGAAAAWSGSFNNDFEIPSSNSQEALEKLRMTFPQGAALSAMAVIVLPEGESVETYRPQIEDAVASFAALDEVEADGATSPWNEFVDGLVSDDERAALIQLSLGFSGVTPTADDLAPITEVADALQTELPPGSEVAMGGEAYNIELPALSLIEIIGLVVALIVLTVVLGSLVAAGLPLLTAIMGVGITTALMFLLTSVFAINSTTPILSVMLGLAVGIDYALFILSRHRDQLRQGLEPQESAGRAVGTSGSAVVFAGLTVFIALLGLSVANIPFLTVMGIFAALGVALAVAVALTLLPALMGFMGEKMRPRERAPKARKKSRSGTGAFAWWVGVTTKHPVATIISVVVLLGALTIPTVGLQVSLPNAGQQRAEQPARIAYDLMAEHFGEGVNGPLVVTADIIGSTDPLGVMADLKADIERMDGVASVPLSTPNPNADTGLIQVVPTTGPDDPATAVLARALMDRHDEWLAEYDVNTNLTGMTAVQIDISDKLTQALLPFGLLVVGLSLVLLAAVFRSVWVPVKATVGYLLSVGAAFGATTLVFNHGWLKELVNLERGMPVISFLPILLMGILFGLAMDYEVFLVSRIREEYVHGKSALDAIRSGFVASGPVVAAAAVIMFAVFAFFVPEGMGPIKSIAFALAVGVAVDAFLVRMTLVPAVMTLLGDRAWWLPAWLDRLLPTFDVEGEVLSKEMALKEWPGDGSALHAEDLEVEGIVEPLTLWLMPGQVAGVVGPVGARTGALLALGGRLQTTGGRARVAGALLPEGAGRARRRVTYLDLARVDDVASALESTRPATVVIVDSVDVVTPGAARDALDQLIQNTRSRGAVLLGAASAEHLIDLTPDGVLNVATPLHEETRA; translated from the coding sequence ATGTCAGCTTGGCTTTACGCCGTCGGCAAATGGTGCTTCCGGCGCCGCCTCACCGTGCTCGCCATCTGGCTGGCGGTCCTCCTGGGCCTGGGCGGCGCGGCCGCGGCCTGGTCAGGGAGCTTCAACAACGACTTCGAAATCCCCTCCTCCAACTCCCAGGAGGCGTTGGAGAAGCTGAGGATGACGTTCCCGCAGGGTGCCGCATTGTCGGCCATGGCGGTGATCGTGCTCCCCGAGGGCGAGTCGGTCGAGACCTACCGGCCCCAGATCGAGGACGCTGTCGCCAGCTTCGCCGCGCTCGACGAGGTGGAGGCCGACGGCGCCACCTCGCCCTGGAACGAGTTCGTGGACGGACTCGTCTCCGACGACGAACGCGCGGCGCTGATCCAGCTGAGCCTCGGGTTCTCCGGAGTGACCCCGACCGCCGACGACCTGGCGCCCATCACCGAGGTGGCCGACGCCCTGCAGACGGAGCTGCCGCCGGGCAGCGAGGTCGCGATGGGCGGCGAGGCGTACAACATCGAACTGCCCGCGCTGAGCCTCATCGAGATCATCGGCCTGGTGGTGGCCCTCATCGTCCTCACCGTGGTGCTGGGGTCCCTCGTTGCTGCGGGACTGCCGCTGCTGACCGCCATCATGGGCGTCGGCATCACCACGGCGCTCATGTTCCTGCTGACGTCGGTCTTCGCCATCAACTCCACCACGCCCATCCTCTCCGTGATGCTCGGCCTCGCCGTCGGCATCGACTACGCCCTTTTCATCCTGTCGCGGCACCGCGACCAGTTGCGCCAGGGCCTCGAGCCGCAGGAGTCGGCCGGCCGCGCCGTCGGCACCTCCGGGTCGGCCGTCGTGTTCGCCGGCCTCACCGTCTTCATCGCGCTGCTCGGCCTGTCCGTGGCCAACATCCCGTTCCTGACCGTGATGGGCATCTTCGCTGCGCTCGGCGTGGCCCTGGCCGTCGCCGTCGCGCTGACCCTGCTGCCCGCGCTGATGGGGTTCATGGGCGAGAAGATGCGCCCCCGGGAACGCGCGCCGAAGGCCAGGAAGAAGTCCCGTTCCGGGACGGGTGCCTTCGCCTGGTGGGTGGGCGTCACCACCAAGCACCCGGTGGCCACCATCATCAGCGTCGTCGTGCTGCTCGGTGCGTTGACGATCCCGACGGTAGGGCTGCAGGTGTCGCTGCCCAACGCCGGCCAGCAGCGCGCGGAACAGCCCGCGCGGATCGCCTACGACCTCATGGCGGAGCACTTCGGCGAGGGCGTCAACGGCCCGCTCGTCGTGACCGCCGACATCATCGGCTCGACGGACCCCCTCGGCGTCATGGCCGACCTCAAGGCCGACATCGAGCGGATGGACGGCGTCGCCTCCGTGCCGCTGTCCACCCCCAACCCCAACGCCGACACGGGCCTCATCCAGGTGGTCCCCACCACCGGCCCGGACGACCCCGCGACCGCCGTCCTCGCCCGCGCGCTGATGGACCGACACGACGAGTGGCTGGCCGAGTACGACGTCAACACCAACCTCACCGGCATGACCGCCGTCCAGATCGACATCAGCGACAAGCTCACCCAGGCGCTGCTGCCGTTCGGGCTGCTGGTGGTCGGCCTGTCGCTGGTCCTCCTGGCCGCCGTGTTCCGCTCGGTGTGGGTGCCGGTGAAGGCGACGGTGGGCTACCTCCTCAGCGTCGGCGCGGCGTTCGGTGCCACCACTCTGGTGTTCAACCACGGCTGGCTGAAGGAGCTGGTCAACCTCGAGCGCGGCATGCCGGTCATCTCGTTCCTGCCCATCCTGCTGATGGGCATCCTGTTCGGCCTCGCCATGGACTACGAGGTGTTCCTCGTCAGCCGGATCCGTGAGGAGTACGTGCACGGCAAGAGCGCGCTCGACGCCATCCGCAGCGGCTTCGTCGCCTCAGGGCCGGTCGTGGCCGCTGCGGCCGTGATCATGTTCGCCGTGTTCGCGTTCTTCGTCCCCGAAGGCATGGGGCCGATCAAATCGATCGCGTTCGCGCTGGCCGTGGGCGTCGCTGTGGACGCGTTCCTGGTCCGTATGACGCTGGTGCCGGCCGTGATGACGCTGCTCGGCGACCGCGCCTGGTGGCTGCCCGCGTGGCTGGACCGCCTGCTGCCCACCTTCGACGTGGAGGGCGAGGTGCTCTCCAAGGAGATGGCGCTCAAGGAATGGCCCGGCGACGGGTCGGCGCTGCACGCCGAAGACCTTGAGGTGGAGGGCATCGTCGAGCCCCTCACCCTGTGGCTGATGCCCGGCCAGGTGGCCGGTGTCGTCGGCCCCGTCGGTGCCCGCACCGGCGCCCTCCTGGCGCTGGGCGGCAGGCTCCAGACCACCGGCGGCCGAGCCCGGGTGGCCGGCGCGCTGCTGCCCGAAGGAGCCGGCCGGGCCCGCCGTCGGGTGACCTACCTCGACCTGGCCCGTGTCGACGACGTGGCCTCCGCGCTGGAGAGCACCCGTCCGGCCACCGTCGTGATCGTCGACTCCGTCGACGTGGTGACGCCGGGCGCCGCGCGGGACGCCCTCGACCAGCTCATCCAGAACACCCGTTCGCGGGGCGCCGTCCTCCTGGGCGCCGCCAGCGCGGAGCACCTCATCGACCTGACCCCCGACGGCGTGCTGAACGTCGCCACACCCCTGCACGAGGAGACAAGGGCATGA